In the Oscillospiraceae bacterium genome, AGCTGAAAGCCGATGTCGCAGGGCGCGTAAGGGTTTTGCAGGCCCAGCAAAACGGCCGCCGCACCCGTGAGGGTGAGCAGGTCGATGGGCTGGTAGAACCAATCTCCCAGCAGCACCAGCAGAAAGACGATGCCAGCCCGCAAAACCGAGATCGGCAGGCCGGTAAGCAGCATGTAAAACACGGCTACCACCGCCCGCACAAGGATCAGCGGCCGATAAAACCGACGGCGACGGCCAAAAGAGAACAGCCCGCACAGCAGCGCCAGATGCAGGCCCGATACGGCCAGCAGGTGCGAGATGCCCGCCGCGCGGAAGGTATCCTGCACGGTGTCCGGCAGGGCGGCTTTATCCCCTAACAGCATGGCAGCTTCGAGGCCGCCTAAATCCCGCGGCAGCCAGCGGCGCAGCAGCGCTGAGGCATTTTTCCGCAGTCGGTAGAGCGCAAAGCGCGGGGCGCAGCTGTCGGCACCCGTTTTATAGCCGCCGGTGTACTCACCTTGCAGCAGGATGCCGCGGCTTAATCGGGATGCCCGGTAGGCATCTTTGGGCAGGTCGGTCATGGTAAAATCGGCGGTGAAGGTCTCCCCTGGCTCCTGGGCGGGGAATCCGTTGCTGCGCATTTTAAAATGGCAGCTTTTGCCGTTGATGCCAGTAACCGTTAATGTGCCCCGCAGCTGGCCGTTCTGGTAGGCGGCTGTGGCATCCGTTTCAACAGTAACCATACAGGTCACCGTCTGGCCTGCCAGCGCCCGCACAGGGCGGAACACCGCAAAGCTGAACGCGCAAAACCAGCAAAGCCCCGCTACGGCACCAAGTACCAGCGGAAGAGCTCTGCTGCGGCGGACTATACTTAAAAATAAAAGCAATAGCAAAAGTGCCGCCGCAGGCACCAGGACCAGCGGCGGCATGTTTGCCGCAAACAGCTCGGCCCCTGCAAAGCAAAGGCCAAAAATGGCAAGTTTGCGTTTCATCTTACTTAATGGGCAAAGAGCGGCAGCGGCTCGAGGAAGAAGATGTCGGTGCGCTTGGCGGCATCCCCCTCGGCCAGGGCGGCACAGCAACCAACAACGGTGCCGGTGCTCTTGGCGGCCAGGGTCTCCAGGGCGTGCAGAGAGCCGCCGGTGGAGATGACGTCATCCACGATCAGGATGCGCTTGCCGTTCATATAATCGATGTCCTTCTTGTCGATGACAAGGGTCTGCTTGCCGGCGGTGGTGATGGACTGGTCCTCGATGATGACAGGCTCTTTCATGTAGAGCTTGGCACCCTTGCGGGCGGGGATCCAGTACTTGCCGCTCTGGCGGGCCATCTCGTAAGCCAGGGGGATGCCCTTGGCCTCAGCGGTCAGGATCACGTCAAACTCGGGGGCTTTCTTCAGCAGCGCAGCGGCGCAGGCCTCGGTCAGCTCCACATCACTGAACATGATGAAGGCGGCAATGTCCAGATGGTCATTGACCTTGCAGATGGGAAGTTCACGGGTCAGACCCGCGATATGCAAAGTATAGGTATCAGCCATGATAGCTACCTCATTTCGTTTTAAAAAGTGATGCTGCGGCTGGCATCAGCCCGGAGGCCATGCCAGGCTGCGGCCTGCCAGCACATGGAAGTGCAGATGCTTGACGCTCTGGCCGCCGTCGGCGCCCACGTTGGTGACAACGCGGTAACCGTTCTCGGCCACGCCCAGCTGGCGGCACAGATCCGCAATAACGGCATAGATGTGGCCCAGCAGGGCGGCGTCGCTCTCGGTCAGGGCGGCAGCAGAGTCAATGTGCTGCTTGGGGATGACCAGGAAGTGGGTCGGGGCCTGGGGGTCAATGTCGTAGAAAGCCAGCAGCTGATCGTCCTCGTACAGTTTGTTTGAGGGGATCTGCCCTGCAGCGATCTTACAGAACAGGCAATCGTCCATCGGATTTTCCCTCCTTTATTCTGGAATCCGAAACAGCTTGCGCTGTGGATTTACTGCATTTCAGCCTTGACGATCTCGGGCACGGCGTTCAGGGCGTCGTCGATCTTGGAGGTATCGCGGATACCGGCCATGGCGAAATCGGGCTTGCCGCCGCCGTTGCCGCCTGCGATGGCAGCGATCTTCTTGACCAGAGCGCCAGCCTTCAGGCCGCGGGCCTGGGCGTTCTTGGAGACGCCAACGGCCATCATAGTCTTGCTGCCGTCGCTGCCGATCAGCACGGTGACAGCGTTGGGGGCCTTATCGCGGACCTTATCGACCATGTCGCGCAGGGTGTCAGCGCCGGTGCCGGTCAGGTAGGCGGAGACGATGCGCACGCCGTCGATGTCGGCAGCATTCTCGAACAGGCCGTCGATCTTGGCGGAGGCCATCTCGGCTTTCAGGATGTCCAGCTGCTTGTTGGTCTCTTTCAGTTCAGCGGTCAAGGCTTCGGCACGGGCCGGGGCATCCTTCAGGTTGTTGGCCTTCAGGGCAACGGCGGTCTTGGCCAGCTGCTCGGTGCGCTCATCCAGCAGGTTCAGCACGCCGTAGGCGGTGGTGGCCTCGATACGGCGGATGCCGGCAGCCACGCTGGACTCGTTGAGGATCTTAAAGCAGCCAATCTGTGCGGTGTTGGTCACATGGGTGCCGCCGCAGAACTCGGTGCTCCAGCCGCCAGCATCGACGACACGGACAACGCTGCCATACTTCTCGCCGAACAGAGCCATGGCCCCCATCTTCTTAGCTTCCTCGATGGGCAGGTTCTGGATGGCGACAGGCAGAGCCTCGAAAATCTTCTCGTTGACGCGGTCCTCGACCTTGCGCAGTTCCTCAGGGGTAACAGCGCTGAAATGGGTGAAGTCGAAGTGGGTCAGCTTATCATCCTGATAGCTGCCGGCCTGATGGACATGCTCACCAAGGACCTCGCGCAGAGCCTTCTGCAGCAGGTGGGTGGCGGTGTGGTTGCGGCAGATGGCCATACGGCGCTGGGTATCAACAGAAGCGGTGACCTCATCGCCCACATGGATGGTGCCGTCCAGCAGCTCGCAGGTATGGACAAAGTAGCCCTTGGGGGTCTTCTTGACCTGGGTGACTTTCAGCTTGGCGTCGCCGTTGGTGATATAGCCGTGGTCAGCGACCTGGCCGCCCATCTCGGCGTAGAACGGGGTGCGGTCCAGCACGACCAGCACGCCGTCCTTGCTCTCGCCTGCCTCGTCGGTGGCGATGGCATCGGCCAACTCTTCGCCGTCAGACAGGGCGA is a window encoding:
- a CDS encoding phosphoribosyltransferase family protein produces the protein MADTYTLHIAGLTRELPICKVNDHLDIAAFIMFSDVELTEACAAALLKKAPEFDVILTAEAKGIPLAYEMARQSGKYWIPARKGAKLYMKEPVIIEDQSITTAGKQTLVIDKKDIDYMNGKRILIVDDVISTGGSLHALETLAAKSTGTVVGCCAALAEGDAAKRTDIFFLEPLPLFAH
- a CDS encoding histidine triad nucleotide-binding protein, with the translated sequence MDDCLFCKIAAGQIPSNKLYEDDQLLAFYDIDPQAPTHFLVIPKQHIDSAAALTESDAALLGHIYAVIADLCRQLGVAENGYRVVTNVGADGGQSVKHLHFHVLAGRSLAWPPG